A window of the Roseovarius sp. S88 genome harbors these coding sequences:
- a CDS encoding ABC transporter substrate-binding protein produces the protein MKQKLLTAIAATMMAASPALADLVIVDTSYRTGPYAANGIPFSDGYQDYFTLLNERDGGIGGEAVRVVECETGYNTEKGVECYEATKGEGALVYQPLSTGITYQLIPKATADGIPLHTMGYGRTSAKNGEVFKYVFNYPANYWDGASLAITHLVEQNGGSLDGKKVALVYHNSAYGKEPIRTLEGLAEKHGYELMLLPVDHPGQEQKSQWLQVRQQKPDYVLMWGWGVMNQVAIQEAVNIRFPMENFIGIWWSGSENDVKAAGEKANGYKALTFHNLGSDYPIYADIQKYVVDAGNAAGAGDQVGTVLYNRGMYAAMLAAEAIKTAQEMHGTADITSQQMRDGMENLEITEAKMAGLGLPNFGPEFKVSCQNHGGNGFGAVSQWDAAAGEFKLITEYYQSDQDVIQPLVAEDSAAFAAENGIEAGC, from the coding sequence ATGAAACAGAAACTACTGACCGCGATTGCGGCGACTATGATGGCGGCAAGCCCGGCGCTGGCCGACCTTGTCATCGTCGACACGAGCTATCGTACCGGGCCTTACGCTGCGAACGGCATTCCGTTCTCGGATGGGTATCAGGACTACTTCACGCTTCTCAATGAACGCGATGGTGGCATTGGTGGCGAGGCTGTGCGTGTTGTGGAATGCGAAACAGGCTACAACACAGAGAAAGGTGTTGAATGCTATGAGGCAACCAAGGGTGAAGGCGCGCTGGTGTACCAGCCTCTTTCAACCGGCATCACCTATCAGCTAATCCCCAAAGCTACTGCAGATGGCATCCCGCTTCACACCATGGGCTATGGACGGACGTCGGCTAAGAACGGCGAAGTCTTCAAGTATGTCTTCAACTATCCTGCGAATTACTGGGATGGCGCGTCGCTGGCGATCACCCATTTGGTTGAGCAAAACGGTGGAAGCTTGGACGGCAAGAAAGTTGCGTTGGTCTACCACAACTCCGCCTATGGCAAGGAGCCGATCCGGACGTTGGAAGGTCTGGCCGAAAAGCATGGCTATGAGTTGATGCTGTTGCCGGTCGATCACCCCGGGCAGGAGCAGAAGTCACAATGGCTGCAAGTGCGTCAGCAAAAGCCTGACTATGTGCTGATGTGGGGCTGGGGCGTTATGAACCAGGTGGCCATTCAAGAAGCGGTGAACATCCGTTTCCCAATGGAGAATTTCATTGGTATCTGGTGGTCCGGGTCTGAGAACGACGTGAAAGCGGCGGGTGAAAAGGCCAATGGCTACAAGGCGCTGACCTTTCACAATCTGGGCTCCGACTATCCGATTTATGCGGATATCCAGAAATATGTCGTAGATGCAGGTAACGCTGCCGGTGCAGGAGATCAGGTTGGCACGGTGCTTTACAACCGGGGTATGTATGCTGCGATGTTGGCTGCTGAGGCGATCAAGACAGCACAAGAAATGCACGGCACAGCCGACATCACAAGCCAGCAGATGCGCGATGGCATGGAGAATCTGGAAATCACCGAAGCCAAGATGGCGGGTCTGGGCCTGCCGAACTTTGGTCCGGAATTCAAGGTCAGTTGTCAGAACCACGGTGGCAACGGCTTTGGTGCCGTGTCGCAATGGGACGCAGCTGCGGGTGAGTTCAAGCTGATCACTGAGTACTACCAGTCTGATCAGGATGTGATTCAGCCTCTTGTGGCCGAGGACTCTGCGGCGTTTGCTGCTGAGAACGGCATCGAAGCGGGCTGCTGA
- a CDS encoding branched-chain amino acid ABC transporter permease codes for MIYRESGDFSTTYQQDSQTFPIKFDRYRYYVLLVLAFAVVPFVINDYWVNAVFLPFLIYSIAAIGLNILVGYCGQVSLGTGGFMAVGAYACYKLMTAFPDVNIFFHIILSGGITAFVCVLFGLPSLRIKGFYLAVATLAAQFFLVWMFNRIGWFYNYSASGQINAPERTVFGVPVTGAETAPWAAYLFCLVFTVVCALVARNMTRGMQGRQWMAIRDMDIAAEIIGVNPLRAKLSAFAVSGFFVGLSGALFFAVYLGAVEVGEVFGISKSFLVLFMVIIGGLGSIFGSFAGAAFLVLLPVFLKNVLVGGLGWPTDLVEHMQFMIVGAMIIIFLILEPHGLAQLWRVAKEKLRLWPFPH; via the coding sequence ATGATTTACCGTGAGTCCGGTGACTTTTCGACGACCTACCAGCAGGATAGCCAAACCTTTCCAATCAAATTTGACCGCTACCGGTATTATGTTCTTTTGGTTCTGGCCTTTGCGGTCGTGCCCTTTGTGATCAATGACTATTGGGTAAATGCCGTCTTCCTGCCTTTCCTGATTTATTCGATTGCGGCCATCGGGCTGAATATTCTGGTGGGTTATTGTGGCCAGGTCAGTCTTGGCACAGGCGGGTTTATGGCTGTGGGGGCCTATGCCTGTTACAAGCTGATGACGGCCTTTCCGGATGTGAATATCTTTTTCCACATCATTCTGTCGGGCGGGATCACGGCCTTTGTCTGCGTGTTGTTCGGGTTGCCGAGCTTGCGGATCAAAGGATTTTACCTGGCGGTTGCCACCTTGGCTGCACAGTTCTTTCTGGTCTGGATGTTCAACCGAATTGGCTGGTTCTACAATTACTCGGCCTCAGGACAGATCAATGCACCGGAGCGAACAGTTTTTGGGGTGCCGGTGACGGGGGCCGAAACCGCGCCTTGGGCGGCGTATTTGTTCTGTTTGGTGTTCACCGTGGTCTGCGCACTCGTTGCTCGGAACATGACGCGGGGCATGCAAGGGCGGCAATGGATGGCCATTCGTGACATGGACATCGCCGCCGAAATCATTGGTGTGAACCCGCTCAGAGCCAAATTGTCGGCCTTTGCAGTGTCCGGGTTTTTTGTCGGTCTGTCCGGGGCCTTGTTTTTCGCGGTCTACCTTGGCGCCGTGGAGGTGGGCGAGGTGTTTGGCATCAGCAAATCGTTCCTTGTCCTCTTTATGGTGATCATCGGTGGGCTGGGGTCGATCTTTGGCAGTTTTGCCGGAGCGGCTTTCCTTGTGCTGTTGCCTGTCTTTTTGAAGAACGTTCTGGTCGGTGGCCTGGGGTGGCCCACCGATTTGGTCGAGCATATGCAATTCATGATCGTCGGGGCGATGATCATTATCTTCCTGATCCTCGAGCCGCATGGGCTGGCGCAGCTTTGGCGCGTGGCGAAAGAGAAACTGAGACTATGGCCTTTCCCGCATTAG
- a CDS encoding branched-chain amino acid ABC transporter permease encodes MPDQLIFGMEVFLNGLMAGVLYALVALGFVLIYKASGIFNYAQGIMALFAAMTLVGIMEGLVPFAHLINTIFGTNIHHFGWHVPALAAILLTVLVMVGFAWVVNVVIFKHLVNQEPIILFMATIGLAYFMDGFALIMWFSDIKALDVGLPQGINAAIDEATFQIFDYGFFIDNLDIVATLVAAVLVFSLIVFAQRSKQGRAMRAVADDHQAALSVGISLNFIWVMVWSLAGFVALVAGMMWGTKSGVQFSLSLIALKALPVLMLGGFTSIPGAIVGGLIIGVGEQLFEFAIGQPYLGGATQNWFAYVLALIFLCFRPQGLFGEKIIERV; translated from the coding sequence ATGCCTGATCAGCTGATTTTCGGAATGGAGGTTTTCCTCAACGGCCTGATGGCTGGAGTGCTTTACGCGCTCGTGGCGCTTGGGTTCGTGCTCATCTATAAAGCGTCGGGCATATTCAATTACGCTCAGGGGATCATGGCGCTGTTTGCGGCCATGACGTTGGTTGGAATTATGGAAGGCTTGGTGCCTTTTGCACATCTGATCAACACCATCTTTGGAACCAACATTCATCACTTCGGCTGGCACGTTCCCGCCCTTGCTGCGATTTTGCTCACTGTTCTGGTGATGGTCGGGTTTGCCTGGGTGGTCAACGTCGTGATCTTCAAGCACCTGGTGAACCAGGAACCCATCATTTTGTTCATGGCGACGATCGGTCTGGCTTATTTTATGGACGGGTTTGCGCTCATCATGTGGTTCTCTGACATTAAGGCGCTGGATGTCGGGCTTCCACAAGGGATAAATGCCGCGATTGACGAAGCGACGTTCCAAATCTTCGACTACGGGTTTTTTATAGACAACCTCGATATCGTTGCGACGTTGGTCGCTGCGGTTCTCGTGTTCTCATTGATCGTATTTGCACAGCGCTCCAAGCAAGGTCGAGCCATGCGCGCGGTGGCTGATGACCATCAGGCGGCTCTTTCGGTTGGGATCAGCCTGAACTTCATCTGGGTGATGGTCTGGTCGCTGGCGGGGTTTGTCGCGCTGGTCGCCGGAATGATGTGGGGCACAAAGTCGGGCGTACAATTTTCGTTGTCACTGATTGCCTTGAAGGCTCTTCCGGTTTTGATGCTGGGAGGGTTCACATCGATACCGGGTGCAATCGTCGGCGGATTGATCATTGGTGTGGGTGAGCAACTTTTCGAATTTGCGATTGGCCAGCCATATCTGGGCGGTGCAACACAGAATTGGTTTGCCTATGTCTTGGCGCTTATCTTTCTGTGTTTCCGACCGCAGGGTCTTTTTGGCGAAAAGATTATCGAGAGGGTGTGA
- a CDS encoding ABC transporter ATP-binding protein, with protein sequence MLDATEGYTTEDGRKIGGVVMEMKNITLRFGGVVAIKDISFDIREGEIRAIIGPNGAGKSSMLNVISGFYHPQEGEVWYQGQKRPPMKPFEVAQQGIARTFQNIALFEGMTVLDNVMTGRIRQMKAGLFAQAIWKGKAEQEETENREFVEKIIDFLEIQHIRKTPVGRLPYGLKKRVELARALAAEPSILLLDEPMAGMNVEEKEDMSRFVLDVNDEFGTTIVLIEHDMGVVMDLSDRVVVMDYGQKIGDGSPDEVRNNQAVIDAYLGVAHD encoded by the coding sequence ATGCTTGACGCAACCGAAGGCTACACCACAGAAGACGGTCGCAAGATCGGTGGGGTGGTGATGGAGATGAAGAACATAACGCTGCGCTTTGGCGGGGTTGTGGCGATCAAGGACATTTCTTTTGATATTCGCGAAGGCGAAATTCGAGCCATCATCGGGCCGAACGGGGCGGGCAAGTCTTCGATGCTCAATGTCATCTCGGGCTTTTACCATCCGCAGGAGGGCGAGGTCTGGTATCAGGGGCAAAAGCGCCCGCCTATGAAGCCCTTTGAAGTGGCGCAGCAAGGCATCGCCCGCACGTTTCAAAACATCGCCCTGTTCGAAGGCATGACAGTTCTCGACAACGTGATGACGGGCCGTATCCGGCAGATGAAAGCGGGTTTGTTTGCGCAGGCGATCTGGAAAGGTAAGGCTGAGCAGGAAGAGACGGAAAATCGCGAATTTGTCGAGAAAATCATAGACTTCCTGGAAATTCAACACATCCGAAAGACACCTGTTGGGCGCCTTCCTTATGGGCTCAAAAAACGCGTGGAACTGGCCCGTGCGCTCGCGGCTGAGCCATCCATTTTGCTTCTGGATGAACCCATGGCGGGTATGAATGTCGAAGAGAAGGAAGACATGTCTCGGTTCGTCCTGGATGTGAATGATGAGTTCGGCACAACCATTGTTCTGATCGAGCATGACATGGGCGTGGTCATGGATCTATCAGACCGGGTTGTGGTGATGGATTATGGCCAGAAGATTGGCGACGGGTCGCCGGATGAGGTGCGCAACAATCAGGCGGTGATTGATGCCTATCTGGGGGTCGCGCATGACTGA
- a CDS encoding AMP-binding protein — protein sequence MAKSSKAAEGLQSIPALLHRNATQLGTKPAYREKEYGIWQSWTWAETEKEIEALALGLLNLGINEGDFIAIAGRNRPYFYWSMVAAQCVGAVPVPVYQDSASEEMAYVLDHCGARFAIVEDQEQVDKIIDIQESLHQFEHMIYVDPRGLRKYDHHKLHEFSHVQEQGRAARDEFSGDLAARRAKLDYDSTCVMLYTSGTTGKPKGVVLSNRNIIEASKSSSEFDKLTGAEEVLAYLPMAWVGDFIFSIGQAYWCGFCVNCPESADTMHVDLREIGPTYYFAPPRVFETQLTNVMIRMEDAGRFKRWLFEKFMDHARKVGPAILDGGSVSGWDRLKYKLGNLMIYGPLKDTLGFGRVRVGYTAGEAIGPEIFEFYRALGINLKQLYGQTEASVFITLQPDGEVRNDTVGIAAPGVELRIADSGEVFYRSAGVFEEYYKNPESTASTKDAEGWVATGDAGFIDESSGHLRIIDRAKDVGKMASGQMFAPKYVENKLKFYPNILEAVVFGNQRDECTAFINIDLNAVGNWAERNNIGYASYQELAGHQQVLETIRSHVEEVNRSLADDPMLAHCQVHRFIVLHKELDADDGEMTRTRKVRRGVISEKFEDLLGALYDGSDDIFTTTEVTYEDGRKGSISATLSIVSAKVEAVSAPDKVAAE from the coding sequence TTGGCAAAGTCGTCAAAGGCGGCGGAGGGGCTTCAGTCCATTCCGGCGCTTCTTCATCGGAATGCCACCCAGCTTGGGACTAAACCGGCCTATCGTGAAAAAGAATACGGCATCTGGCAGAGCTGGACGTGGGCCGAAACCGAGAAAGAGATCGAAGCGCTTGCGCTGGGTTTGCTGAACCTTGGCATCAACGAAGGCGACTTCATTGCTATCGCGGGACGCAACCGACCATACTTCTATTGGTCCATGGTTGCTGCACAATGCGTAGGTGCTGTGCCTGTTCCAGTGTATCAGGATTCGGCTTCCGAAGAGATGGCCTATGTGCTTGACCATTGTGGCGCGCGGTTTGCGATTGTTGAAGACCAGGAACAGGTCGACAAGATCATAGACATCCAGGAGAGCCTGCATCAGTTCGAACATATGATCTATGTCGATCCGCGGGGTTTGCGGAAATACGACCATCACAAGCTGCATGAATTCAGCCATGTACAGGAACAGGGGCGGGCTGCGAGAGACGAATTCTCCGGCGATCTGGCCGCGCGCCGCGCCAAGCTCGACTACGACAGCACCTGCGTCATGCTGTACACGTCCGGGACGACCGGCAAACCCAAGGGTGTGGTGCTTTCAAACCGCAACATCATCGAGGCATCAAAGTCCTCCTCTGAGTTCGACAAACTGACCGGTGCCGAAGAAGTGTTGGCCTATCTGCCCATGGCCTGGGTCGGGGATTTCATCTTTTCCATTGGTCAGGCTTATTGGTGCGGCTTCTGTGTGAACTGTCCCGAAAGTGCAGATACAATGCATGTCGATCTGCGAGAGATCGGCCCAACCTACTATTTTGCTCCACCGCGCGTTTTCGAGACACAGCTCACCAACGTCATGATCCGCATGGAAGATGCCGGGCGGTTCAAGCGATGGTTGTTTGAAAAGTTCATGGATCATGCCCGTAAGGTAGGTCCGGCCATTCTTGATGGTGGGTCGGTCAGCGGTTGGGACCGTCTGAAGTACAAGCTTGGAAACCTGATGATCTATGGGCCGCTGAAAGACACGCTTGGGTTCGGGCGTGTGCGCGTCGGGTATACGGCTGGTGAAGCGATTGGTCCTGAGATTTTTGAGTTTTACCGTGCGCTGGGCATTAATTTGAAACAGCTCTACGGCCAGACCGAGGCCAGTGTTTTCATCACTCTTCAACCTGATGGCGAAGTGCGCAATGATACTGTCGGGATTGCTGCGCCGGGGGTTGAGCTGCGCATTGCGGACAGCGGCGAGGTGTTCTATCGCAGCGCGGGTGTGTTCGAGGAATACTATAAAAACCCTGAAAGCACCGCTTCGACTAAGGATGCCGAAGGTTGGGTTGCGACGGGGGACGCCGGCTTTATCGACGAAAGCTCTGGACATCTTCGGATCATCGACCGCGCCAAGGATGTGGGTAAAATGGCGAGTGGTCAGATGTTCGCGCCTAAATATGTTGAAAACAAACTGAAATTCTATCCCAACATTCTGGAGGCTGTGGTTTTTGGCAATCAGCGGGACGAATGTACGGCGTTCATCAACATTGACCTTAACGCTGTCGGGAATTGGGCGGAGCGGAACAATATCGGTTACGCGTCGTATCAGGAGCTTGCCGGACATCAGCAGGTGCTCGAGACGATCAGGAGCCATGTAGAGGAGGTTAACCGGTCGCTTGCCGATGATCCTATGCTGGCTCACTGTCAGGTGCACCGCTTTATCGTTCTGCACAAGGAATTGGACGCTGACGATGGCGAAATGACTCGCACGCGTAAGGTGCGCAGAGGGGTGATTTCGGAGAAATTCGAGGACCTGCTGGGTGCGCTCTATGACGGTTCGGACGACATTTTCACGACCACAGAGGTGACCTACGAAGATGGGCGGAAAGGCTCGATCAGCGCTACGCTGAGCATTGTTTCAGCAAAGGTCGAAGCCGTGAGTGCACCAGATAAAGTAGCAGCGGAATAG
- a CDS encoding 2-hydroxychromene-2-carboxylate isomerase yields the protein MTNPKLDFWFEFASTYSYLSVMRLPELAAQAGVEVAWRPFLLGPIFKSQGWDTSPFIVYPAKGRYMLRDMERLAQRQGLRFRHPGPFPQNGLLAARVAQLALETTRGIAFCQNVYLMQFDEGQNIAEPEVIAACLEATKLPTDLIDQAQETTNKHRLRETTEEAMRRGVFGAPSFTVGDELFWGDDRLEAAVEWVTQARP from the coding sequence ATGACCAATCCAAAGCTGGACTTCTGGTTCGAATTTGCCTCGACCTATTCCTACCTGAGTGTGATGCGTCTACCGGAACTGGCCGCTCAGGCCGGGGTGGAGGTAGCTTGGCGACCTTTCCTGCTTGGGCCGATTTTCAAGTCACAAGGGTGGGACACGTCTCCGTTTATCGTCTATCCGGCCAAGGGCCGATACATGCTGCGCGATATGGAACGGCTGGCTCAGCGCCAGGGGCTACGCTTTCGCCATCCGGGCCCATTTCCGCAGAATGGATTATTGGCGGCTCGTGTCGCGCAACTCGCCCTGGAAACGACGCGCGGCATCGCGTTTTGCCAAAACGTTTATCTGATGCAATTCGATGAAGGGCAAAACATAGCAGAACCCGAAGTGATCGCGGCCTGTCTGGAGGCAACAAAACTGCCCACCGACTTGATTGACCAAGCTCAAGAGACGACAAACAAGCACCGCTTGCGAGAAACCACCGAAGAGGCCATGCGCCGGGGCGTTTTCGGCGCGCCGAGTTTCACCGTTGGTGATGAGCTATTTTGGGGGGATGATCGGCTGGAAGCGGCAGTTGAATGGGTCACCCAGGCAAGGCCATGA
- a CDS encoding PAS-domain containing protein produces the protein MSQNDKTQMTIAGLNLIQQALTIYDGDLHLAVCNRRFQEMFDLPDALVTPGAQFADTIRYLAQRGDYGDVGELERFVADRVEIARTFKPHYMERTRANGLVISVEGSPLPEGGWVTVYTDITKTRQQEDLLSARSEELSDQLINYSQDLAAANRKLEATITALEEAKRQITEAEARMRLTTEMVPAHIAHIGADWRYTYSNRRLSTIMPGTLADPVGQDPKTALGEQPFVVLEPHLKRAFDGTPSVFEFTHEDSSRRIRVALTPDPATGGVYILSMDITEEAQTRAALQQTRRREMAAQLTSGLAHDFSNLLTIILGMQSRLKSMALPQDGAELIAATINAARRGGSLLDRIADMTGPREHTPVPTDLSEFLRDLSTLVLSTLPQGVEFETINNTGLRTCSLDPGMLQDSLLNLAINARDACGERGKITLRVEKVQNTWIDFAMEDSGPGFSEAAMAHAFDPFFTTKGGEGSGLGLTMVYDMTKLAGGRVLLANHEAGGRVTLRLPHRASDRLDAPGLVLLVEDSPDLRDTIRAMLRGAGHAVIEASTAAEALALTKDMPEITTILSDISLEGEDTGLDLVQALSGDPRPIFLITSLPPDDPLHRAARQVVPVLRKPFQASDLEQLLKTGATP, from the coding sequence ATGAGTCAAAACGACAAGACACAGATGACAATCGCTGGTTTGAACCTGATCCAGCAGGCGTTGACGATCTATGATGGCGATCTGCATCTGGCCGTGTGCAATCGCCGCTTTCAGGAAATGTTTGATCTGCCCGATGCCTTGGTCACACCCGGCGCTCAGTTTGCGGACACGATCCGCTATCTGGCGCAACGCGGCGACTATGGCGATGTGGGCGAACTAGAGCGGTTTGTGGCGGATCGGGTCGAAATCGCGCGCACGTTTAAGCCGCACTACATGGAACGCACCCGCGCCAATGGATTGGTTATTTCTGTCGAAGGTTCACCATTGCCGGAAGGTGGGTGGGTGACGGTTTACACCGACATCACAAAAACCCGTCAGCAGGAGGACCTTCTCAGCGCGCGATCCGAAGAGCTTTCCGATCAGCTCATCAATTATTCTCAAGACCTCGCCGCAGCCAACCGCAAGCTGGAAGCAACCATCACTGCGCTCGAAGAAGCCAAGCGCCAAATCACCGAGGCCGAGGCACGTATGCGTCTGACCACCGAAATGGTTCCAGCCCATATCGCGCATATCGGGGCGGACTGGCGCTATACCTACTCAAATCGTCGCCTGAGCACGATCATGCCAGGAACCCTGGCCGATCCGGTAGGGCAAGACCCCAAGACCGCGTTGGGAGAGCAACCTTTCGTCGTCCTGGAACCACATTTGAAGCGCGCATTCGACGGCACGCCAAGCGTGTTTGAATTCACCCACGAAGACAGCTCGCGCCGTATCCGCGTCGCGCTCACGCCAGACCCGGCAACCGGAGGGGTGTACATCCTGTCGATGGATATCACCGAAGAAGCCCAGACGCGCGCCGCTTTACAGCAAACCCGCCGTCGCGAGATGGCCGCTCAATTGACCTCTGGTCTGGCGCATGACTTTTCCAATCTTCTGACCATCATTCTGGGAATGCAATCGCGGTTGAAAAGCATGGCTCTTCCACAGGACGGAGCGGAACTGATTGCTGCGACAATCAACGCGGCGCGGCGCGGCGGAAGCTTACTTGACCGGATTGCCGACATGACAGGACCCAGAGAGCACACACCTGTGCCGACAGATCTGTCCGAGTTTTTACGCGATCTGAGCACATTGGTCTTGTCGACCTTACCCCAGGGCGTCGAGTTTGAGACCATCAACAATACGGGACTTAGAACCTGTTCACTCGATCCCGGCATGTTGCAGGATTCACTGCTCAACCTGGCGATCAATGCGCGGGATGCATGTGGTGAGCGTGGCAAAATCACACTCCGTGTCGAAAAAGTTCAAAACACGTGGATCGATTTCGCAATGGAAGACTCAGGCCCCGGGTTTTCCGAAGCCGCTATGGCACATGCCTTCGATCCCTTTTTTACAACCAAGGGGGGCGAAGGCTCGGGCCTAGGCCTGACCATGGTCTATGACATGACCAAACTTGCCGGAGGTCGTGTTCTGCTGGCCAATCACGAGGCAGGTGGACGCGTGACACTGCGCCTTCCACACAGGGCAAGCGATAGGCTTGATGCGCCCGGCTTGGTTCTCTTGGTCGAAGACAGTCCGGACTTGCGTGATACTATTCGGGCTATGCTGCGCGGCGCAGGGCATGCCGTTATAGAAGCATCCACCGCAGCAGAGGCCCTTGCACTGACCAAAGACATGCCAGAAATCACCACGATCTTGTCTGACATCTCTCTGGAAGGAGAAGACACCGGACTGGACCTGGTACAAGCTTTGTCCGGAGATCCGAGACCAATTTTTCTCATAACCTCCCTGCCACCGGATGACCCTTTGCATCGCGCGGCACGCCAAGTGGTGCCGGTGCTGCGCAAACCTTTCCAGGCATCCGATTTGGAACAGCTTCTTAAAACCGGAGCCACCCCATGA